The sequence GTGGGACCTCAATGTCGGATATATGAATGGGATAACTCTGTCCTGATTTACGGAATTCCAGAATATAGTTGACCGCTTCATTGATGACCTGCTTGCCGTAGTTGAGCGTGGAAAACTCCCTGTCATTGCAGTAGATCGTATACCGGGCGTTATGGCCGGTCATCTCTCCGGACACCCTGATGTTAAGCACCTTGTCAGACAGCGACAGATCAAAGGGTTTCGGCAGGTAACGGTTGATATGATAAGGCTTTGGCGTGATTTCGAAAAATTCGACCGGGATAGACGCTTCAAAAAAATGACGGCTAATTACCGTTTGTACAAATGTTTGATATTTGTGTAACAACCCATCCATGTTTGCCTGGGGGTGATGCTGCATGAAAAGCGAGCCCCTTTCGTCAAGCACATAAATTTGAACCCCATTTTTCTCCGATTCAAAAAAAATCTGGATAAACCCGGGTTTGTTATGTTCAAAAATTAATGGCAAAGCCGCGTTTTCCATTGCTTCACAATCTATTTCAACAGGGCTGTAGCAGTGTTGGGGGGCGGAAAATTCGCTGAGTAACGCTTGCCTGGAGAGGGCGGTGCGAAAATTAAGCAGCTGATTGTCGAATTGAAAAATAAAGAACTGTTCACCGCCTGCAAGAACCAGGCGCGGCGCGCAATCAGCATGGTGTTTTTGGTGAAGTGACAGCAAGCGCGTAAAGATATTCTGCAGCCGTTGGACAATGCTTTTGGCTCTTATGGAACCTGAGCAAATGACGGTGAGATCCTTTTCTTTAAGCGGCATTTGATGGCTGTTGAAAATATCCAAAAAGAAAAACAGCAAGCCTTCCACGCCATACCCATGCTGGGTGGTCATTTCTCCCCAGCTTGAGATGGATAACTGATCGATGGAGTGAACAAAACAAAGTTTTTCCGTCCCGTAACACAGGGGGTCGGAGTGTTCGCTTAAAATTAATTTGCCGTCGTCTCTCAGCCGTTCAGGGTCTATGCCCAAATTAACGACCAGCAATGTTTTTGTGATTTTGCCGGGTGCTCTGTAGTTGTCCAGGCCAGGCGCTTGAACGCTGGAAATAAAATTGTGAATTTGAGCGGTCAGTGTTTCCAGTTCCCGATTATGCAGCATGAGCGTCTGCGACTGAACGTACAGCTGGATTTTTTTTTCGTACAGCCTGTTGACGATAATCCATGCCAGCATTTCCAGTAAGCTGTAACTGTTTTTGATGGGCGGATTTTTGGGTTTTGTATCGTTGTAGATTCGTTCGACAAAAAGCGCCCAGCCGCTCTGATTATCTGCGAATGAAGTTTCAAGCAGACTGAGTTCATTTTCTCTGACCTGCAGTGCAGACCGGGTTGTCAGGTATTCAATTTTTCCCGGTTTTTTATCCAGAAAGGCGTGTAATTTCCGGCCTATCAGTTTCAAGTCGTCATGATGCTGATAATCCGCCCGGACATAGTGCCCGGCAAAGCCTACCGTCATCCGGTAGCATTCTGACAAATGACGAATGATCATCCCATGTTCGCGCACGGCTTTTTGAATATTCCAGCTCTGTTGATGGCTCAGGCTATTGATTAAGTTAGGAGGCCACTGCCAGCGAGCCGCGATAGACTTGATAAATTCAGCACGATGCAGTCTTTTTTGAGCGTCCTGTTCCCGCTCGCCCAAGCCCATGATTTTGATATAAAGACTTTGTCGGGCAAGTTCCAGCCGTTCAACGCTTTGTGCCTTGCTCAGATAGGCTTCAAGTTTTTCATAAATCAAAAGGTAAGGATCCAGATCTCCGATTCTGAAGTTTCCCTGATAAATCATTTTTTTCATATCCGAACACAGCCATTGTGTGTTCGGGTATTCGCTGGCGTAACATTCCATCAGCAATAATTTCAGGAAGGACTTGTGCGGCGAATTGATGGCTTTATAGATATGCCACAACGTCACGGTTATAAATTCTTCCGCAGGAACGGCTTCCAGAGAACCAAAATCGATCAGTTCATGTCCTGAAATGAAACGGTTTTCAATCAGATGTTGAGTGTAATAGCCGGATTGATGCTCCTGATGGGGTGGAACCAGCCACCAGGCAGGCGATCTTCCGGCTATATAGAGCGCTGTCCGGTAAAACTCTTCCAGCAGCAGATAATGTTGGGTCGTTCCGCTGCTTTCAGATGAAATCGGTGTGTCCTGACCGGCTTTGAATTTAACGCTGTCTATCAAAAAAAAGTGTACTTCCAGCCCCAATGAAGTAGCCCATTCCTCGATAGCCAGGCATTTTTGCTGAAGTTCTTCCAATTCGTCGCGGCTTAGATCCGGGTCATGACACAGCCAGATGTCCATGTCACTGGTTTTGGAAAAGGCGATACTGCTGACGCTGCCCATCAGAAAAATACTCCAGATGGCGTAGCGACTCCTCAATTTGTTGTTGAGCTTGAAGTTTTTGGATAACTGCGCGGCATCTTTAAGGGTTTGTCTGGAAGGGGAGTAATCAGAAATGCCTGACGGGGTTTCCTTGCTTATAAAGCCGGGCAACAAGGGCGTATTCTGGTGAAATAAAAGCGGCAGCAGGTTAAGGAAACAGCGTTGCCGGGGTTGCAGAAAACTTTGTATCCGCTTCTGTTGGTGGAGGTGCAGATTTTTAAAGCGCTGAATAACCGTCAGCAAATCTTTTTTGCTGATATCTTCGCCGGGTGACCCGAGGTTGATGGGCTTTAAGTTAAGTTGAGTAAACATGACGCTGATTGCCAGTCTGGATGCTGACAATTATAGAACAGGCTCAGTTTTGACGCTGACCGTGAGCAATCAGTTGCACAAAGTGCTGGTCTTCCAGGTGACTTATCTGGAATCGGCTCAGGCAGGCATGGTCTATTTTAATTCGATAGGCGCTGCTTGAAGGCAGGTCCAGCAGTTCTTGAAATAATACTCGGATGACCCCCGCATGCGTGATGATCAACAGATGCTTGCCTTGATGTTGAGCGGTTAATTGCTGCCAGGCAGTGACGACGCGATGCTTGAAATCAGTAAAAATCTCCCCTTTTGGCGGCGGGAATTGATCGGGGTCCCGGTAAAAATGATCCAGGGCACCCGGCCAGCGTTCTTCAATGTCATCGGCAAATTGTCCTTCCCATTCACCGAAGTGATATTCTTTGAAAGCCGGTTCAATCTGCAGCGGAATGTCAAGATCGTTTGCCATGCGTTCCGCAAAATTAAAGCACCGGCGTAGCGGCGAACTGATAATAAGATCCCACGTTTCCAGACCCATCACCGCTTTACGCATGTTCAGCCAGCCGGCCGGGGTTAACAGGTCGTCTGTTGAGCCCCGGTAGTAGCGGCCTCCTGAGGCTTCGCCATGACGTAATAAATCAATCTGGGTCGGCATCAAGGTGTTTCAGCGCTTTTCTTGCGGTATGGATGGCTTGTCTAACCGTGTCGGGCGCCGTTCCGCCGATGTGCTTGCGGGATGCCACGGAGCCTTCCAGCGACAACACTTGAAAGACATCTTCGCCAATGGCGGGTGAGAAATTCTGCAGCTCGGCCAAATCAAGTTCAGACAAATCACGCTGGGTAGTGATGCCCAGGCGAACAGCCTGACCGACAACTTCATGAGCATCGCGGAAAGCCATGCCTTTTCGAACCAGATAATCGGCCAGGTCGGTGGCGGTGGCAAAGCCTTGTTTGGCGGCTTTGTACATGCTGGCTTTTTTGGGTTTGATATGCGGCACCATGTCTGCGAATGCGCGCAGGCAATTGATCAGTGTGTCTACCGTGTCAAACAGCGGCTCCTTATCTTCCTGATTATCTTTGTTATAGGCCAGCGGCTGGCTTTTCATCAGCATGAGCAGTGATATCAAATGACCGGTCACGCGACCGGATTTG comes from Methylicorpusculum oleiharenae and encodes:
- a CDS encoding class I adenylate cyclase; this encodes MFTQLNLKPINLGSPGEDISKKDLLTVIQRFKNLHLHQQKRIQSFLQPRQRCFLNLLPLLFHQNTPLLPGFISKETPSGISDYSPSRQTLKDAAQLSKNFKLNNKLRSRYAIWSIFLMGSVSSIAFSKTSDMDIWLCHDPDLSRDELEELQQKCLAIEEWATSLGLEVHFFLIDSVKFKAGQDTPISSESSGTTQHYLLLEEFYRTALYIAGRSPAWWLVPPHQEHQSGYYTQHLIENRFISGHELIDFGSLEAVPAEEFITVTLWHIYKAINSPHKSFLKLLLMECYASEYPNTQWLCSDMKKMIYQGNFRIGDLDPYLLIYEKLEAYLSKAQSVERLELARQSLYIKIMGLGEREQDAQKRLHRAEFIKSIAARWQWPPNLINSLSHQQSWNIQKAVREHGMIIRHLSECYRMTVGFAGHYVRADYQHHDDLKLIGRKLHAFLDKKPGKIEYLTTRSALQVRENELSLLETSFADNQSGWALFVERIYNDTKPKNPPIKNSYSLLEMLAWIIVNRLYEKKIQLYVQSQTLMLHNRELETLTAQIHNFISSVQAPGLDNYRAPGKITKTLLVVNLGIDPERLRDDGKLILSEHSDPLCYGTEKLCFVHSIDQLSISSWGEMTTQHGYGVEGLLFFFLDIFNSHQMPLKEKDLTVICSGSIRAKSIVQRLQNIFTRLLSLHQKHHADCAPRLVLAGGEQFFIFQFDNQLLNFRTALSRQALLSEFSAPQHCYSPVEIDCEAMENAALPLIFEHNKPGFIQIFFESEKNGVQIYVLDERGSLFMQHHPQANMDGLLHKYQTFVQTVISRHFFEASIPVEFFEITPKPYHINRYLPKPFDLSLSDKVLNIRVSGEMTGHNARYTIYCNDREFSTLNYGKQVINEAVNYILEFRKSGQSYPIHISDIEVPLATLGITNPGMLQTLHFLKYKQKIEDRINGANLLQANSQ
- a CDS encoding histidine phosphatase family protein; this encodes MPTQIDLLRHGEASGGRYYRGSTDDLLTPAGWLNMRKAVMGLETWDLIISSPLRRCFNFAERMANDLDIPLQIEPAFKEYHFGEWEGQFADDIEERWPGALDHFYRDPDQFPPPKGEIFTDFKHRVVTAWQQLTAQHQGKHLLIITHAGVIRVLFQELLDLPSSSAYRIKIDHACLSRFQISHLEDQHFVQLIAHGQRQN